The following coding sequences lie in one Apium graveolens cultivar Ventura chromosome 1, ASM990537v1, whole genome shotgun sequence genomic window:
- the LOC141711531 gene encoding serine hydroxymethyltransferase 1, mitochondrial-like, whose translation MYRRMMVNDGKEIHITTTGGLCICYGAPKVTKNGVTVAKSIEFKDRVKNFGASLVKQVANATNDVAGDGTTYATILTRSIYSEGCKSVAAGMNAWVMYDFEEKINMAVFPGLQGGSHNHTITGLEFELKQAKTGEYKAYQEQVLSNCSKFAQTLMKRGYELVSSGTDNHLVLVNLKPKGIDSFRVEKVLEAVHIAANKNTIPGDVSAMVPGGIQMGTPALTSREFVEEDFAKVAEYIDSVVKLAMKIKSEAKDEEATKLAKNSVKQFFYFGLIGAGG comes from the exons ATGTATAGAAGGATGATGGTTAATGATGGAAAGGAAATACATATTACGACAACTGGAG GATTGTGTATTTG TTATGGGGCTCCTAAAGTGACCAAAAATGGTGTCACTGTTGCAAAGAGTATCGAGTTCAAGGATAGAGTGAAGAATTTTGGTGCTAGCCTTGTAAAGCAGGTTGCAAATGCTACAAATGATGTTGCTGGGGATG GTACCACCTATGCAACAATCCTCACTCGGTCAATATACTCAGAAGGGTGCAAATCTGTGGCAGCAGGAATGAATGCATGG gtGATGtatgattttgaagaaaaaatcAATATGGCTGTTTTCCCTGGACTTCAAGGTGGCTCACACAACCACACGATCACTGGCTTGGAATTTGAATTGAAACAG GCGAAAACTGGAGAATACAAAGCCTACCAAGAGCAAGTCCTCAGTAATTGCTCCAAGTTTGCACAG ACTTTGATGAAGAGAGGCTATGAACTTGTTTCTAGTGGAACTGACAATCACTTAGTTTTAGTTAATCTGAAACCCAAG GGTATTGACTCGTTCAGGGTTGAAAAGGTGCTGGAAGCTGTTCATATTGCAGCCAACAAAAACACCATTCCTGGAGATGTGTCTGCCATGGTTCCTGGTGGCATCCAAATGG GGACTCCCGCTCTTACTTCAAGAGAATTTGTTGAAGAAGACTTTGCTAAAGTTGCTGAGTACATCGACAGCGTTGTAAAGTTGGCAATGAAGATAAAATCTGAAGCTAAAG ATGAAGAGGCAACTAAGTTAGCGAAGAATTCCGTGAAACAATTCTTCTACTTTGGCCTAATAGGGGCAGGAGGTTGA